TGCTTGATCTGGTGGataaacttcttcttgaggCTGGATCTTATAGGACGCTTTTGGATAAGTTGGATGAATCTCTGGCCGTCGTCGACGACAAATTGAAATGGCAGGTTTTAAGTGTGATGGATACAAAGTATAAGGAGTGTTATAAAGTTCTTAAAAAGCAGCTTGATCAGCTGAAAAAACGTTCAGTCGAAGATACAGGAGATGATAAAAGTAATATTATCAGTCAAATATGTTCAGTGTTCATAGAACAGGCTGACATAGAAGTAGAAAGATCGATGCTCGAATCGGGACAGAAGTATCATGATGTTCTCGTGAAGAATAGTTACAATTTGCTCAAGAATTCTCTGGTTTACTCGAAACAGGGCGGAGGATTGAGAGAGTCTGTGTCAGGTAAATTGGTTAGAGAGAAGAGACGTAGAGAAACGTTGGCAAGATTATGTATCTTGGATGGAAAACTTAGCCGTACAGAGCTTTCGAGCATCGTGGGAGCCAACTACTGGCCCCAAGAAATGAGCGATTTGGCAGATGTATCTGTATATTCAGAAGGTGCAAAAAGTGCATTAACACAGGCCTAGCATTTTACTTGGTGCAGATAGCCAAGACCAATTCTCTGGGGACCAAATACTCCATTTTCCCGTCTCTGAGTCTTTTAGGAGCCTCCCTAAGAGCTCTTTCTACCGTAGGTTTAGGTAAATGGTTCTCCAAATTGGCGACACCACACCAATGTTCGTAGTTGTATTTAACGCTGGCCTCTAACCGTGAGAAGTGGAAAGAATCTAGCTTCTGTTTGATTTGAGAGGGAGAAAGACCTCCATGGTAGGCAACAGGAGAGTCTGAGTCAACATTTTCTTGTATATACTGGTCCTTATGATCGTACATATCGACAATAATCAACTTGCCGTTTTTTTTCAAGTACTTCAGTAGTTGACCGActattcttttcaactccGAGAAATGATGGAAGGAAAGGGTGGTAGTGATGATATCGAAGGAGTCTTCTACTAGTTCGTCGGGCCTGTTGAGCGAGTTATCCCTATCGAACTGCTCGTCAATGATATCATACTGATATGCTTGTACGTTCAACGAAGGGTTGACTCGATAAATAGTCTGGAGCTTGCTTTGGAAGGCATCTATCTGAGCTGCAGATATGTCAATTCCAATAACGGTAGGATTGGCACCTTTGAAATAGGGAGCCAATTTCTGTACCATAAGGCCCGTTCCACAAGCAAAGtccatcattttcaaattgtCTTGGAGGAAAACGGGTGAAACTAGGTTGTCAGCAGCCTCTGCATCAGGAAGGTAGTCGGTAAGACCATAATCTGGAAGTGTGTAGTTTCCAAGTTGTTCGGCCTCAAATACAGCTTTTCTGTCAGGCAAATCATGCTGAAGAACGCACTTTGAACATCCAGTAAGTATGGCTTTCAATGAGTCAGACTCATAATGAAGGACTTTGTCAGTACTGAAGTTCTCAAGATTGGCCTGTCTTTGCTTTGAGTAGTTAGACATGAAAAGATATTTAAGTttatatgaagaagaaaaaaaatacaggCTACTAATTTAAAAGAAAAGTGGTTTGTTTGGTCTTATGAATGTGTCCACAAAGCGAATTGTCACCTTCATTGGAGGAAGGTCACAAATTATAATGTGGATCCCGTTAGGTAGATCTGCTTCCAGCCATTTTTGCAAATCATAAACAGAGTAATAGTATGTATCGCTGGTAATCCGGAAGGGATAGCGAAGAAAGGAGAGTAATAAAAATGAACAAACAATTTAGTGGGCATCTCGAGGTATTTATAGTGAAGATTCGCGGGGTTaaagagtgaaaagttttaGGAGCCTGGTGAA
This sequence is a window from Brettanomyces nanus chromosome 3, complete sequence. Protein-coding genes within it:
- a CDS encoding uncharacterized protein (EggNog:ENOG41), with the translated sequence MSNYSKQRQANLENFSTDKVLHYESDSLKAILTGCSKCVLQHDLPDRKAVFEAEQLGNYTLPDYGLTDYLPDAEAADNLVSPVFLQDNLKMMDFACGTGLMVQKLAPYFKGANPTVIGIDISAAQIDAFQSKLQTIYRVNPSLNVQAYQYDIIDEQFDRDNSLNRPDELVEDSFDIITTTLSFHHFSELKRIVGQLLKYLKKNGKLIIVDMYDHKDQYIQENVDSDSPVAYHGGLSPSQIKQKLDSFHFSRLEASVKYNYEHWCGVANLENHLPKPTVERALREAPKRLRDGKMEYLVPRELVLAICTK